The following proteins come from a genomic window of Sphaerisporangium rubeum:
- a CDS encoding response regulator transcription factor has translation MRVLVYSDDASTREKVRLAIGRRPAADVPLVEIVECATQPAVLKHLDSGEIDVAVLDGEAVPAGGMGVCRQAKDEVYDCPPICLIIARRDDRWLADWSRADAVVPQPLDPMALAEAVAGLLRRRSASRLSSH, from the coding sequence ATGAGGGTTCTCGTCTACAGCGACGACGCAAGCACGCGTGAGAAGGTGCGGCTGGCGATCGGGCGGCGCCCCGCGGCCGACGTGCCCCTCGTGGAGATCGTGGAGTGCGCCACCCAGCCGGCGGTGCTCAAGCACCTCGACTCCGGCGAGATCGACGTCGCCGTCCTCGACGGCGAGGCCGTGCCGGCTGGCGGCATGGGTGTGTGCCGCCAGGCCAAGGACGAGGTGTACGACTGCCCGCCGATCTGCCTGATCATCGCGCGGCGCGACGACCGCTGGCTCGCCGACTGGTCGCGCGCGGACGCCGTCGTGCCGCAGCCGCTCGACCCGATGGCGCTGGCCGAGGCCGTGGCCGGCCTGCTGCGGCGCCGTTCGGCCTCCCGTCTGTCCTCTCACTGA
- a CDS encoding cytochrome c oxidase subunit 3 encodes MLPVATASAVTTTTAASSRRPNLVSVGTIVWLSSELMFFAALFAMYFTIRSVTLGHEQPWPTLPEGVHLDVPYALVNTIVLVLSSVTCQLGVWAAEKGQVSRLRFWYVISFLMGAWFVGGQLYEYSVLVEEGLSISTNAYGSVFYLATGFHGLHVTGGLIAFLFMLGRTYAAKRFTHEQATSAIVVSYYWHFVDVVWIGLFATIYIIK; translated from the coding sequence ATGCTGCCCGTGGCGACAGCATCCGCAGTTACGACGACGACAGCAGCATCGTCCCGGCGGCCCAACCTGGTCAGCGTGGGGACGATCGTCTGGCTGTCTTCCGAGCTCATGTTCTTCGCGGCGCTGTTCGCGATGTACTTCACGATCCGGTCGGTCACCCTCGGCCATGAGCAGCCATGGCCGACGCTGCCCGAAGGCGTCCACCTGGACGTCCCCTACGCGCTGGTCAACACCATCGTGCTGGTCCTGTCGAGTGTGACGTGCCAGCTCGGCGTGTGGGCCGCCGAGAAGGGTCAGGTCAGCAGGCTCCGCTTCTGGTACGTCATCAGCTTCCTCATGGGCGCGTGGTTCGTCGGAGGACAGCTGTACGAGTACTCCGTCCTGGTGGAGGAGGGCCTGTCCATCTCCACCAACGCCTACGGCTCGGTGTTCTACCTCGCCACGGGCTTCCACGGCCTGCACGTGACCGGTGGCCTGATCGCGTTCCTGTTCATGCTGGGACGCACGTACGCCGCGAAGCGCTTCACCCATGAGCAGGCGACCAGCGCGATCGTCGTGTCCTACTACTGGCACTTCGTCGACGTCGTCTGGATCGGCCTCTTCGCGACCATCTACATCATCAAATGA
- a CDS encoding ATP-binding protein — translation MKAARLLGVVELPGTEISASTARAYARDLLTRSGYRRLDDVELLLTELVANSVTHSASGRRDGGRITVEVTATHDRVYVTVTDEGGPGPLPVVPAQGNGLAESGRGLWLVRELSSAWGWQDEPAGRTVWFAVASTPETVTAAGRPC, via the coding sequence ATGAAGGCGGCCCGTCTGCTCGGCGTCGTCGAGCTTCCGGGAACGGAGATCTCCGCCTCGACGGCACGCGCTTACGCACGGGATCTGCTGACCAGATCCGGGTACCGGCGCCTGGACGATGTGGAGCTCCTGCTCACCGAACTGGTCGCCAACTCCGTCACGCACTCCGCTTCCGGACGGCGCGACGGCGGACGGATCACGGTCGAGGTCACGGCGACACACGACCGGGTCTACGTGACCGTGACCGACGAAGGCGGACCCGGCCCGCTGCCGGTCGTACCCGCGCAGGGGAACGGGCTCGCCGAGAGCGGCCGCGGGCTGTGGCTCGTGCGTGAGCTTTCGTCGGCCTGGGGCTGGCAGGACGAGCCGGCGGGCCGCACGGTGTGGTTCGCGGTCGCGAGCACGCCGGAGACGGTCACGGCCGCCGGACGGCCATGCTGA
- a CDS encoding helix-turn-helix domain-containing protein, translating into MAGNGGTSRAFLGRELRRAREAKGISRASLAKACYVSESLVKLWETGRRVPISEHLHQMDEMFGMNGILVRIRDDLVKAAVPLEWFGRWPEVENQATSLWWFELAVIPGLLQTEDYMRAVLRAGDHQADVEEMVSARLERQRVLTKEDDPPMLSSIISESVLRHNVGGAKTMADQLAGLVEMAEGDNKIVIQIVPDRAPVCAGFLGGFIIATLDNGVDVAYLDNQLAGDVIEDVESVRRLRHMFDSFRAEALPRMESISLIMKEMERWKH; encoded by the coding sequence ATGGCAGGGAATGGTGGCACCTCACGCGCCTTCTTGGGGCGAGAATTGCGACGGGCACGTGAGGCGAAAGGGATATCTCGTGCGTCGCTGGCTAAAGCATGTTACGTCAGTGAATCACTGGTGAAGTTGTGGGAGACCGGACGTCGTGTCCCGATATCGGAACACCTCCATCAGATGGATGAAATGTTCGGGATGAATGGTATCCTTGTCAGGATTCGTGACGATCTGGTGAAGGCCGCCGTACCTCTTGAGTGGTTCGGCCGATGGCCCGAGGTTGAGAACCAGGCCACATCGCTGTGGTGGTTCGAGTTGGCCGTCATTCCTGGACTGCTTCAGACCGAGGACTACATGCGGGCAGTCCTGCGCGCGGGTGATCATCAGGCTGACGTTGAGGAGATGGTGAGCGCACGCCTGGAACGGCAACGAGTCCTGACCAAGGAAGACGATCCCCCCATGCTCTCCTCGATCATCTCCGAGAGTGTGCTCCGGCATAACGTCGGCGGTGCCAAGACCATGGCAGATCAGTTGGCCGGTCTTGTGGAGATGGCGGAGGGGGACAACAAGATCGTCATTCAGATCGTTCCGGATAGAGCACCTGTGTGCGCGGGATTTCTTGGTGGATTCATCATCGCGACGCTCGACAATGGCGTGGACGTGGCTTATCTCGATAACCAACTCGCCGGGGATGTGATCGAAGACGTAGAGAGTGTGAGGCGCTTGAGGCACATGTTCGACAGTTTCCGCGCGGAAGCGCTTCCTAGGATGGAATCAATTTCGTTGATCATGAAGGAGATGGAGAGATGGAAGCATTAA
- a CDS encoding NYN domain-containing protein, with amino-acid sequence MSSAGEGLSRPLPEQVRLHVVELAAQVLGTLQPPAIPAPLRGIARFDPRKRARLGSAPIAAQLETDKEFREIVAEATTAAWPELVASLEEGNVPPAAEPVLVAAAAYLTRPPGWPDLVEAARADIERAAVVAEETAQEQTAQRLREELAQQKAAAKQEADRLREQLKTSRTEVADLRRRLHDARERGKRAEERAAEAEAQAAEARAAVASATGAAESELRKLRERLADAERRLLAGRRAAREGRSIEDARLRVLLDTLQDASAGLRAELGLPVAISKPADSVDAVTPARPSVRAVPARALSDDDPALLDQLLAIPHLHLIVDGYNVTKTGYPTLTLIDQRSRLLGGLGGLAVQTRAEVTCVFDGAELNGPVQVSAPRGVRVLFSEPGEIADDLIRQLVRAEPPGRAVAVVSADREVADSVRRMGARPVPSMLLLRRLGRA; translated from the coding sequence ATGAGTTCAGCCGGAGAAGGCCTGTCTCGCCCGCTGCCCGAGCAGGTCCGTTTACATGTCGTGGAGCTGGCGGCACAGGTGCTCGGCACCTTGCAGCCGCCGGCCATCCCCGCGCCGCTGCGCGGCATCGCACGGTTCGACCCGCGCAAGCGCGCACGCCTCGGCAGCGCGCCGATCGCGGCGCAGCTGGAGACCGACAAGGAGTTCCGCGAGATCGTCGCCGAGGCGACCACCGCGGCGTGGCCCGAGCTGGTGGCGAGCCTTGAGGAAGGCAACGTCCCACCCGCCGCCGAGCCGGTGCTGGTGGCCGCGGCGGCCTACCTCACCCGGCCGCCGGGCTGGCCCGACCTGGTCGAGGCGGCACGCGCCGACATCGAGCGCGCCGCGGTCGTGGCCGAGGAGACGGCGCAGGAGCAGACCGCGCAGCGGCTCCGCGAGGAGCTCGCGCAGCAGAAGGCCGCGGCCAAGCAGGAGGCCGACCGGCTGCGCGAGCAGCTCAAGACGTCCCGCACCGAGGTCGCCGACCTGCGGCGGCGCCTGCACGACGCCAGGGAGCGAGGTAAACGCGCCGAGGAGCGCGCGGCCGAGGCCGAGGCGCAGGCGGCCGAGGCACGCGCGGCGGTCGCGTCGGCCACCGGGGCCGCCGAGTCGGAGCTGCGCAAGCTGCGTGAGCGGCTGGCCGACGCCGAGCGGCGCCTGCTCGCCGGCCGCCGCGCCGCACGCGAGGGCCGCAGCATCGAGGACGCGCGCCTGCGCGTCCTGCTCGACACCCTGCAGGACGCCTCGGCCGGCCTGCGGGCCGAGCTCGGGCTCCCCGTGGCGATCAGCAAGCCCGCCGACTCGGTGGACGCCGTCACCCCGGCCCGTCCGTCGGTGCGCGCCGTGCCGGCCCGTGCCCTGTCCGACGACGACCCGGCGCTGCTCGACCAGCTCCTCGCCATCCCCCATCTGCACCTCATCGTGGACGGCTACAACGTCACCAAGACCGGCTATCCCACGCTCACGCTGATCGACCAGCGCAGCCGGCTGCTCGGCGGCCTCGGCGGCCTCGCCGTGCAGACCCGGGCCGAGGTGACCTGCGTCTTCGACGGCGCGGAGCTGAACGGCCCCGTGCAGGTGTCCGCGCCGAGAGGAGTTCGGGTGCTGTTCAGCGAGCCGGGTGAGATCGCCGACGACCTCATCCGCCAGCTCGTGCGCGCCGAGCCGCCGGGCCGCGCGGTGGCGGTGGTGTCGGCAGACCGCGAGGTGGCCGACTCGGTGCGCCGCATGGGGGCCCGGCCGGTGCCGTCGATGCTGCTGCTGCGGCGTCTCGGCCGCGCCTGA
- a CDS encoding ubiquinol-cytochrome c reductase iron-sulfur subunit — protein sequence MSEHPTPNGVQDAEEPRVPRRVIGTPVKAGPGTLGTTAPAEEPIVHEGVEYPDERSARKAERVVALLFLVTFLATVAFIASYVVFQVGDIERTQVSNLALGGSLSVALLALACGVVVWVRRLMPKYNLIQQRHAMATDPDVRQEVNAIFLQGANESGFVKYKLLRRTLLLAAAPLGLLPLVLLKDMGPLPGTSLRHTVWKKGTRLLVEGSGQPIRAADFNSPGGILSVVPEGHEHDLNALAKATLILIKFRPEDLKPGTKLNWTHDSIVAYSKICTHVGCPAALYEQTTHHILCPCHQSTFDATDGAKVIFGPAARPLPQLPIGVDGEGYLIAQSDFNVPVGPSFWERGDAEAEARGQA from the coding sequence ATGAGCGAACACCCCACGCCGAACGGCGTCCAGGACGCCGAAGAGCCCCGCGTCCCGCGCCGCGTCATCGGCACACCGGTCAAGGCCGGCCCCGGCACGCTCGGCACGACGGCCCCCGCCGAGGAGCCGATCGTGCACGAAGGCGTCGAGTACCCCGACGAGCGCTCGGCCCGCAAGGCCGAGCGGGTCGTCGCGCTGCTGTTCCTCGTGACGTTCCTCGCCACCGTGGCGTTCATCGCGTCCTACGTGGTGTTCCAGGTCGGCGACATCGAGCGCACCCAGGTCTCCAACCTCGCGCTCGGCGGCTCGCTGTCGGTGGCGCTGCTGGCGCTGGCCTGCGGCGTCGTGGTCTGGGTCCGCAGGCTGATGCCGAAGTACAACCTGATCCAGCAGCGTCACGCCATGGCGACCGACCCCGACGTGCGCCAGGAGGTCAACGCGATCTTCCTGCAGGGTGCCAACGAGAGCGGCTTCGTCAAGTACAAGCTGCTGCGCCGCACCCTGCTGCTCGCCGCGGCTCCTCTCGGCCTGCTGCCGCTGGTGCTGCTGAAGGACATGGGCCCCCTGCCGGGCACCTCGCTGCGCCACACGGTCTGGAAGAAGGGCACCCGCCTGCTGGTGGAGGGCTCGGGCCAGCCGATCCGCGCCGCCGACTTCAACTCCCCCGGCGGCATCCTGTCGGTGGTGCCGGAGGGTCACGAGCACGATCTGAACGCGCTGGCCAAGGCCACGCTGATCCTGATCAAGTTCCGTCCCGAGGACCTCAAGCCGGGGACCAAGCTCAATTGGACCCACGACAGCATCGTTGCCTACTCTAAGATCTGCACGCACGTGGGCTGTCCCGCGGCGCTGTACGAGCAGACGACGCACCACATCCTCTGCCCGTGCCACCAGTCCACGTTCGACGCGACGGACGGTGCGAAGGTCATCTTCGGCCCGGCCGCGCGTCCCCTGCCCCAGCTGCCGATCGGCGTCGACGGCGAGGGGTACCTCATCGCACAAAGCGACTTCAACGTCCCGGTCGGGCCCAGTTTCTGGGAGCGCGGGGACGCTGAGGCCGAAGCTAGGGGGCAGGCATGA
- a CDS encoding DUF397 domain-containing protein, giving the protein MIGELSWRKSSHSGSNGGTCVEVARIGDDFAVRDSKKTERGHLTISAAEFRTFLIGVKDARA; this is encoded by the coding sequence TTGATCGGAGAATTGAGTTGGCGGAAGTCCTCGCACAGTGGCTCCAACGGTGGTACCTGTGTCGAGGTCGCGCGAATCGGTGACGATTTCGCGGTCAGAGACAGCAAGAAAACCGAGCGGGGTCACCTGACGATATCCGCAGCAGAGTTTCGTACGTTCCTCATCGGAGTCAAAGACGCTCGTGCCTGA
- a CDS encoding cytochrome c, which yields MNSITVKRRHPLARYVVLLLALSFLGGTYALLAPGPAGQADAASASGKLDDVAEGKSLFTAHCASCHGMNGEGSFNKGAASGPSLIGVGAAAVDFQVSSGRMPLANPGPQALRKRPPEWVNETTVRQLAAYVQSLGGGPTVPAAEAVDPAKGDPAKGGELFRANCIQCHNFAGSGGALTYGKHAPALGPATPTQIYEAMATGPQAMPVFNDSTITPEQKRDMIAYIVGLREEPNPGGNGLGRIGPVMEGLVAWTAGLGIVVLAAIWITAKKRKVAR from the coding sequence GTGAACTCGATCACCGTAAAGAGGCGGCATCCGCTCGCGCGGTACGTCGTGCTCCTCCTGGCCCTGAGCTTCCTGGGGGGTACGTACGCGCTGCTCGCGCCAGGCCCGGCGGGCCAGGCGGACGCCGCGAGCGCCTCGGGCAAGCTGGACGACGTGGCCGAGGGCAAATCACTGTTCACGGCACACTGCGCGAGCTGCCACGGCATGAACGGCGAGGGCTCCTTCAACAAGGGTGCCGCGTCGGGCCCGAGCCTCATCGGCGTCGGCGCGGCCGCGGTGGACTTCCAGGTCTCCAGCGGCCGCATGCCGCTCGCCAACCCGGGCCCGCAGGCGCTGCGCAAGCGTCCGCCGGAGTGGGTGAACGAGACCACGGTCCGGCAGCTCGCGGCGTACGTGCAGTCCCTCGGCGGCGGCCCCACGGTGCCGGCGGCCGAGGCCGTGGACCCGGCCAAGGGCGACCCCGCCAAGGGTGGTGAGCTGTTCCGGGCCAACTGCATCCAGTGCCACAACTTCGCCGGTTCCGGCGGCGCACTGACCTACGGCAAGCACGCGCCGGCGCTCGGCCCGGCCACGCCGACCCAGATCTACGAGGCCATGGCGACCGGCCCGCAGGCGATGCCGGTCTTCAACGACAGCACGATCACCCCCGAGCAGAAGCGGGACATGATCGCCTACATCGTCGGCCTGCGTGAGGAGCCCAACCCGGGTGGCAACGGCCTCGGCCGCATCGGCCCGGTGATGGAGGGCCTGGTCGCGTGGACCGCCGGTCTCGGCATCGTCGTGCTCGCCGCCATCTGGATCACCGCGAAGAAGCGGAAGGTCGCGCGATGA
- a CDS encoding Lrp/AsnC family transcriptional regulator — MVTAIVHIKAEVDRIPEVAETIADLDGVSEVYSITGAHDLLAMVRVAAYEQVAEIVPGRINKIPGVLETETHLAFRTYSKHDLDAAFSIGFPESD, encoded by the coding sequence ATGGTCACCGCGATCGTGCACATCAAGGCCGAAGTCGACCGCATCCCCGAGGTCGCCGAGACCATCGCCGACCTCGACGGCGTCAGCGAGGTCTACTCGATCACCGGTGCGCACGACCTGCTCGCCATGGTCCGCGTCGCCGCCTACGAGCAGGTCGCCGAGATCGTGCCGGGCCGCATCAACAAGATCCCCGGCGTCCTGGAGACCGAGACCCACCTGGCGTTCCGCACCTACTCCAAGCACGACCTGGACGCGGCGTTCTCCATCGGTTTCCCCGAGTCCGACTGA
- a CDS encoding DEDD exonuclease domain-containing protein, which produces MLVEIGVQGTLDELGTPLSRVTFVVFDLETTGGSHAEHAITEIGAVKVRGGEVIGEFATLVDPGRPIPPFITVLTGITDAMVVAAPPMRQVLPAFLEFAAGTVLVAHNAPFDVGFIKASCQEHGYPPPVAPVVDTADLARRVLTRDEVPNCKLSTLARVFRSSTEPCHRALADAKATVDVLHALIERVGSYGVTTLEELKGFVRAPTPEQKRKRHLASSVPSAPGVYVFEDERGEALYIGKSGDLRTRVRSYFTASETRARIREMIGIAERVRPIVCATALEAEVRELRLIGAAKPRYNRRSRFPEKVVWLKLTDEQFPRLSIVREVKADAGTYLGPFGSARGAEDARSALHEAVPLRQCTERVTTRTWRPACALAEMGRCGAPCEGRQSPGDYQRHVEDARAAMEGDPGAVFAALEARMGRLAAEQRYEEAAVDRDRLAVFVRTAARMQRLRSLTGLPELIAAAPAFDGGWDIHVVRHGRLAAAGVMPKGAHPTPFVDALVATAETVVPGPGPLPAAVAEESECILRWLDSPGVRLVRVDGVYGLPARGAGRLKERIDLAYQGLEPRGTREGRPLR; this is translated from the coding sequence ATGCTCGTGGAGATCGGCGTTCAAGGCACGCTGGACGAGCTCGGCACACCGCTGTCGCGGGTGACGTTCGTCGTCTTCGACCTCGAGACGACCGGCGGCTCCCACGCCGAGCACGCCATCACCGAGATCGGCGCGGTCAAGGTGCGCGGCGGCGAGGTGATCGGCGAGTTCGCCACCCTGGTGGACCCCGGCCGGCCCATCCCGCCGTTCATCACGGTCCTCACCGGCATCACCGACGCCATGGTGGTGGCGGCGCCGCCGATGCGGCAGGTGCTGCCGGCGTTCCTGGAGTTCGCGGCCGGCACCGTCCTGGTGGCGCACAACGCGCCGTTCGACGTCGGCTTCATCAAGGCGTCCTGCCAGGAGCACGGCTACCCGCCGCCGGTCGCGCCGGTGGTCGACACCGCCGACCTCGCGCGGCGGGTGCTCACCCGCGACGAGGTCCCCAACTGCAAGCTCTCCACCCTGGCGCGGGTGTTCCGCAGCTCCACCGAGCCGTGCCACCGCGCGCTCGCCGACGCCAAGGCCACCGTCGACGTCCTGCACGCGCTGATCGAGCGGGTCGGGTCGTACGGCGTGACCACCCTCGAGGAGCTCAAGGGCTTCGTGCGGGCCCCCACCCCCGAGCAGAAGCGCAAGCGCCACCTGGCGTCGTCGGTGCCGAGCGCTCCGGGGGTGTACGTCTTCGAGGACGAGCGCGGTGAGGCGCTCTACATCGGCAAGAGCGGCGACCTGCGCACCCGGGTGCGGTCCTACTTCACGGCGAGCGAGACCCGGGCCCGCATCCGCGAGATGATCGGCATCGCCGAGCGGGTGCGGCCCATCGTGTGCGCCACCGCGCTGGAGGCCGAGGTGCGTGAGCTGCGGCTCATCGGCGCCGCCAAGCCCCGGTACAACCGGCGGTCGCGGTTCCCCGAGAAGGTCGTGTGGCTCAAGCTGACCGACGAGCAGTTCCCCCGGCTGTCCATCGTGCGCGAGGTCAAGGCCGACGCCGGCACCTACCTAGGTCCGTTCGGCTCGGCCAGAGGCGCCGAGGACGCTCGGTCGGCGCTGCACGAGGCGGTCCCGCTGCGGCAGTGCACCGAGCGCGTCACCACCCGCACGTGGCGGCCGGCGTGCGCGCTCGCCGAGATGGGCCGCTGCGGCGCGCCGTGCGAGGGCCGGCAGTCCCCCGGCGACTACCAGCGGCACGTCGAGGACGCCAGGGCCGCCATGGAGGGCGACCCCGGCGCGGTGTTCGCGGCCCTGGAGGCCCGCATGGGCCGGCTTGCGGCCGAGCAGCGATACGAGGAGGCGGCGGTCGACCGCGACCGGCTCGCGGTGTTCGTCCGCACGGCGGCCCGCATGCAGCGCCTGCGGTCGCTGACCGGTCTCCCCGAGCTGATCGCCGCCGCGCCGGCGTTCGACGGCGGGTGGGACATCCACGTCGTCCGGCACGGCCGGCTCGCCGCGGCCGGGGTGATGCCGAAAGGCGCGCATCCCACACCGTTCGTCGACGCTCTGGTGGCCACCGCCGAGACCGTCGTCCCCGGCCCCGGCCCGCTGCCGGCGGCCGTCGCCGAGGAGAGCGAGTGCATCCTGCGCTGGCTCGACTCCCCCGGCGTCAGGCTGGTGCGGGTCGACGGCGTTTACGGCCTCCCCGCGCGGGGAGCCGGACGCCTGAAAGAACGCATCGACCTGGCGTACCAGGGCCTCGAGCCGCGCGGCACCCGCGAGGGCCGGCCCCTGCGCTGA
- a CDS encoding DUF397 domain-containing protein — protein sequence MEALKWQKSSYSGSNGGACIEIARLAAGIAVRDSKVPGYGRLTISVDAFQAFLACIKDDVTNGA from the coding sequence ATGGAAGCATTAAAGTGGCAGAAGTCGTCGTACAGCGGCTCCAACGGAGGGGCTTGCATTGAGATCGCCAGGTTGGCCGCAGGTATCGCGGTCAGGGACAGTAAGGTTCCCGGGTATGGCAGGCTGACGATATCCGTGGACGCCTTCCAGGCCTTCCTTGCGTGCATAAAGGATGACGTTACGAACGGAGCCTGA
- the trpD gene encoding anthranilate phosphoribosyltransferase, with product MDARTTWPALLTALITGDHLTADETAWAMDQIMSGAATPSQISAFAVALRAKGETVAEVTGLARGMLEHANLLTVEGPTVDVVGTGGDRAHTVNVSTMAAIVAAAAGARVVKHGNRSASSSVGAADVLEHLGVVLDLPPELTVRTAEEAGIAFCFAPLYHPALRFAGPTRKEIGVPTVFNFLGPLTNPARPTAQAIGVYDARMLPVVAGVFAERGVSALVFRGDDGLDELSTAATSTVWIVRDGTAVETTFDPRDIGVPRSAVDALRGGDVEFNAAAVHTLVDGEKGPVRDAVLLNAAAALVALDPVPATPATLPEAMSAALTRAAEAVDSGAAKTTLTRWVEISRTHAASS from the coding sequence ATGGACGCGCGCACCACGTGGCCCGCGCTGCTCACGGCCCTCATCACCGGCGATCACCTCACCGCCGACGAGACCGCCTGGGCGATGGACCAGATCATGTCCGGGGCGGCGACGCCGTCCCAGATCTCGGCGTTCGCGGTGGCGCTGCGCGCCAAGGGCGAGACGGTCGCCGAGGTGACGGGGCTCGCGCGCGGCATGCTGGAGCACGCGAACCTGCTGACGGTCGAGGGCCCCACGGTGGACGTCGTCGGCACCGGCGGCGACCGCGCGCACACCGTCAACGTGTCCACGATGGCCGCGATCGTCGCGGCGGCGGCGGGTGCGCGGGTCGTGAAGCACGGCAACCGGTCGGCGTCGTCCTCCGTCGGCGCCGCGGACGTGCTGGAGCACCTCGGCGTGGTGCTCGACCTGCCGCCGGAGCTGACCGTGCGCACGGCGGAGGAAGCCGGCATCGCGTTCTGCTTCGCGCCGCTCTACCACCCGGCGTTGCGGTTCGCCGGCCCCACGCGCAAGGAGATCGGCGTGCCGACGGTCTTCAACTTCCTCGGCCCGCTCACCAACCCCGCGCGTCCCACGGCCCAGGCCATCGGCGTCTACGACGCGCGCATGCTCCCCGTGGTCGCCGGCGTGTTCGCCGAGCGCGGCGTGTCGGCCCTGGTCTTCCGCGGCGACGACGGCCTCGACGAGCTGTCCACCGCCGCCACCTCGACCGTGTGGATCGTCCGCGACGGCACCGCCGTCGAGACGACCTTCGACCCGCGTGACATCGGCGTCCCCCGCTCGGCCGTCGACGCGCTGCGCGGCGGTGACGTGGAGTTCAACGCCGCCGCCGTCCACACCCTGGTCGACGGCGAGAAGGGCCCCGTCCGCGACGCCGTCCTCCTCAACGCCGCCGCCGCCCTGGTGGCTCTCGACCCCGTCCCCGCCACCCCCGCCACGTTGCCTGAGGCGATGTCGGCCGCACTGACCCGCGCCGCCGAGGCCGTCGACTCCGGCGCCGCCAAGACCACCCTCACCCGCTGGGTCGAGATCAGCCGCACCCACGCCGCGTCGTCCTGA